A region from the Aegilops tauschii subsp. strangulata cultivar AL8/78 chromosome 5, Aet v6.0, whole genome shotgun sequence genome encodes:
- the LOC109781738 gene encoding uncharacterized protein isoform X1 → MGMGLEDLASYVESMLTEMAREKVGLLLGVSSEIQSMENKLRFLKDYFADADRRVIADESVRDWVAQLKQIMYGATDIIDLCQHEAMERGPSATRVVRRFTPLLFCIRNPSVAHDIGSRIKALNQRLDAIMERSAAFNFLSRRDMDHGGEVHTSHPYNFKTSGELDRSDVVGEKIEEATEALVAEIIKTRNEVNNDIAVVAIVGVCGIGKTTLAQKVFNDEAIQGEFDKKIWLSINKHFNKADLLRTAITQAGGDSCPTNDEMDMLVDILADALAGKKVLLVMDDVWYPTAWECVLKKPFFNAAARGSRVLITTRREDVARRMRAQHPCHRVDKLGPEDAWSLMKKQIMGNNTHETELDELKDIGLQIIANCGGLPLAIKVMGGVLSVRHVQRPDWMRVLNDFIPSCELPEVINHSVYLSYEDLAPCLKQCFLHYSLLPTNAVFYENDIVGMWISEGFIHGNSHDYWRDSEDLGSEYYRELILRNLIEPDARYTSQLVCNMNDVVRSFAQSICRDEALVAHNGDMYGYLSSRKFYQLSLESKELESDMLVWSLVQEQTSLRTLVSIGQIKLKPGDSLMAFPSPRTLHIESTNAAVLVESLCQLKHLRYLSVAHTDVSSLPENINTMKFLQHINLQGCESFEKLPDSIIKLEQLRYLNLNDTGINVIPRGFCILTNLSKLYGFPAYMDGNWCSLEELWPLSRLKEIELKGLDNVAAGLFAESASLYQMRLSYLKLECSTRVGGGGLVIEGRSVFQDEENQRIEAVFDELHPPQRLSTLVIQGYFGLQLPVWMRTEDRLECLVVLTMEDLACCTQLPCCLSQLPYLEVLKIQRAPAISCVGPEFLGVSEHHDQTAIMFPRLHELVFSGMVKWEEWVWEKQLNAMPALEELLVDNCKLRSFPPGLAFRARALRRLVVTAAQNLNSLDSFASVVELDVYFSPTLTSIANLHQLQKLTIIFCPKLEKLIGVPAIRRLVLEDYDMETLPRYLQDVGNLSLLQLDCSLELLTSIAMGQPGPEWKKYSHVKHVEAYAHDGDNQREWYVLYTKDPYKFETNINQRSSKLAAVGKGEDKLIGKEAEQLLGIDSSSDSAVFFTTTVSEDNSELVGIENPCQSIIKLLTHGDEEELKMVSICGTGGLGKTTVAHAVYRKIANEFKYNFFVDMPRNLDIKVIIGTICAEVGCPRPKFEECGVQQLVDRLKIFFEGKRYLIVFDGLWTTSVWDQILPALKDNRHGSRIIITTRNVSIAEHVGGLYRLPLLSCDDSNMLFFRRTLFGSKDDCPSQFRELSEKMLSRCGQLPLAITVITDLLPKDRVLEEWQKVCDSIERGNGMENIRRVLKHSYDDLPPDLQRCLLCLSIFPEGYEIGRDSLVQRWMAEDLIRGKHGQNLQELGESYFSELVNSNMIQPIEFDGSGRDLVYRVPVTTLDLIVDLSIRENFVTILPSLQRTDLPSEVQRLSLRGSNNKHELKAIKNIDQVSSLSLFNGAGLMQPLSKFQGLQVLHLQKCDSVKNEGDSVKNERDSVKNEGVSVKNEGDSVKNEDLNGLESLDKLRYLVLGSSHITEIPKMIGKLRHLQILDLTATRVKELPSSIGKLTKLRRLLINRSTEVPDKIIGKLEALEELVGIDISKSPNILQEIGTMPELRVLSIALWSWDEHHTTLLSQIICKLAMKKLRHLSICSCCLLDLKPDLKPDLQPVLQLEKLEIQGSIFEKLPTWINGLTHLRSLSIEIYSLENNALEVLGELELLFLSLVAKRTSGEKLVIMTNKFCTLETFLLFSRATAIEFEQGAMEKLQRLKLTLQASLTKTDHLGLDTLSSLEHVQVEIICISATDGDVKVAEAAIRSMIGNNPRKPRLEMKRIVEGYMEEDKKKESECEIEVEDEDQEALRMTKPEEQTVTAKKKKSRRARKKNKRHY, encoded by the exons ATGGGGATGGGCCTGGAGGATCTTGCATCCTACGTGGAAAGTATGCTCACGGAGATGGCACGGGAAAAGGTGGGGTTGCTGCTCGGTGTCTCGAGTGAGATCCAGAGCATGGAGAACAAGCTCAGGTTCCTCAAGGACTACTTCGCGGATGCCGACCGGCGGGTCATCGCAGATGAATCAGTTCGGGACTGGGTTGCACAACTCAAGCAGATCATGTATGGGGCAACCGACATCATTGACCTCTGCCAGCACGAGGCCATGGAAAGAGGTCCATCAGCAACTCGTGTCGTGCGGCGTTTTACTCCTTTGCTCTTCTGCATAAGGAATCCTTCGGTTGCCCACGACATTGGCAGCCGCATCAAGGCGTTGAACCAGAGGCTTGATGCAATCATGGAGCGTAGCGCTGCGTTCAACTTCCTAAGTCGTCGTGATATGGACCATGGAGGCGAGGTGCACACATCTCATCCATACAACTTCAAGACTTCAGGAGAGCTTGACCGGTCGGATGTGGTTGGGGAGAAGATCGAAGAAGCCACAGAGGCATTAGTGGCCGAAATCATAAAAACAAGAAACGAGGTCAACAACGACATCGCGGTGGTCGCCATCGTAGGAGTCTGTGGGATTGGCAAGACCACCCTTGCACAGAAGGTCTTCAACGACGAGGCCATCCAAGGCGAGTTCGACAAGAAGATATGGCTGAGCATCAACAAGCACTTCAATAAGGCTGACCTTCTGAGGACAGCAATCACTCAAGCCGGAGGTGACTCATGTCCCACAAATGATGAAATGGACATGCTCGTTGATATCCTTGCAGATGCCTTGGCAGGGAAGAAGGTCCTGCTGGTGATGGATGATGTTTGGTACCCCACAGCATGGGAGTGTGTGCTCAAAAAACCATTTTTCAATGCTGCCGCGCGAGGTAGTCGAGTGCTCATCACCACTAGAAGGGAAGATGTTGCCCGTCGTATGCGAGCCCAGCATCCGTGCCACCGTGTCGATAAATTAGGTCCGGAAGATGCGTGGTCACTGATGAAGAAACAG ATAATGGGCAATAACACACATGAGACAGAgcttgatgagctaaaggataTTGGATTGCAGATTATAGCAAATTGTGGTGGTTTGCCACTTGCTATTAAAGTGATGGGAGGAGTGTTGAGTGTGAGACATGTGCAACGGCCTGACTGGATGAGGGTTCTGAATGATTTTATTCCAAGTTGTGAACTGCCCGAGGTGATAAACCACTCAGTGTACTTAAGCTATGAAGATCTAGCTCCTTGTTTGAAGCAGTGCTTCCTGCACTACTCACTTCTCCCTACAAACGCAGTGTTCTATGAGAATGACATTGTTGGCATGTGGATcagcgaaggttttattcatggaAACTCACATGATTATTGGAGAGATTCAGAAGATTTAGGAAGTGAGTACTACAGGGAGCTTATACTGAGGAACCTTATAGAGCCGGATGCAAGGTACACTAGTCAACTGGTTTGCAACATGAATGACGTTGTTCGCTCATTTGCTCAATCCATTTGTAGGGATGAGGCACTAGTGGCTCACAATGGAGATATGTATGGTTATCTTAGTTCAAGAAAGTTCTATCAGTTGTCTCTAGAAAGCAAAGAATTGGAGTCAGATATGTTAGTCTGGAGTCTTGTACAAGAACAGACATCATTGCGAACGCTAGTATCAATTGGCCAGATAAAGCTTAAACCTGGTGATTCTTTGATGGCCTTTCCAAGTCCACGGACCCTACACATAGAATCCACAAATGCTGCTGTATTGGTTGAATCTTTGTGTCAACTTAAGCACCTGAGGTATTTGTCTGTAGCACACACTGATGTATCTAGTCTTCCAGAAAACATCAACACGATGAAATTCTTGCAGCATATTAACCTCCAGGGTTGTGAAAGTTTTGAGAAACTTCCTGATAGCATTATAAAGCTAGAGCAGCTGAGGTATCTAAACCTTAATGACACAGGTATAAATGTTATACCTCGGGGTTTTTGTATTCTAACAAATTTGAGTAAACTATATGGGTTTCCAGCCTACATGGATGGCAACTGGTGTAGTCTGGAAGAGTTGTGGCCTCTTTCCCGGTTAAAAGAAATTGAATTGAAGGGTTTGGACAATGTAGCTGCTGGTTTGTTTGCTGAAAGCGCCAGCCTTTATCAGATGCGTCTTAGCTACTTGAAGTTAGAGTGCAGCACCAGAGTGGGAGGTGGTGGGTTGGTTATAGAAGGAAGAAGTGTATTCCAGGATGAAGAAAACCAACGAATCGAGGCGGTGTTTGATGAGCTCCACCCACCACAGCGCCTAAGTACTCTTGTCATCCAAGGATACTTTGGTCTGCAGCTCCCAGTTTGGATGAGAACAGAGGACCGTCTTGAGTGCTTGGTTGTTCTGACGATGGAAGATTTGGCTTGCTGCACCCAGCTTCCATGTTGCTTGAGTCAGCTTCCCTATTTGGAGGTCCTTAAGATTCAACGAGCCCCAGCCATCAGCTGTGTGGGGCCTGAATTCTTAGGAGTCTCCGAACATCATGACCAGACGGCGATTATGTTTCCTCGTTTGCATGAACTGGTCTTCTCTGGAATGGTGAAGTGGGAGGAGTGGGTGTGGGAAAAACAGTTAAATGCCATGCCCGCCCTGGAGGAGCTTCTGGTCGATAACTGCAAACTGAGGAGCTTTCCTCCTGGCCTTGCCTTCCGTGCAAGGGCTTTGAGACGATTGGTCGTTACTGCGGCTCAAAACCTGAACTCTCTTGATAGTTTTGCTTCTGTTGTTGAGCTTGACGTGTATTTCAGTCCAACGCTGACAAGTATAGCTAATCTCCATCAACTGCAAAAGCTTACAATCATTTTCTGCCCGAAGCTCGAGAAATTGATTGGTGTTCCTGCAATCCGAAGACTAGTGCTGGAGGATTATGACATGGAAACACTCCCGAGATACCTTCAAGATGTAGGGAACCTGAGCCTTTTGCAGCTAGACTGCAGCCTAGAGCTTCTCACGTCCATAGCCATGGGGCAACCTGGACCAGAGTGGAAAAAGTACAGCCATGTCAAGCATGTCGAGGCATATGCGCATGATGGAGACAATCAAAGGGAATGGTATGTGTTATACACAAAAGATCCCTACAAATTCGAGACAAACATCAACCAACGCTCTTCCAAACTGGCAG CTGTTGGCAAAGGTGAAGACAAGCTTATTGGCAAAGAGGCAGAACAACTTCTTGGCATAGACAGCTCGAGTGACTCAGCAG TTTTTTTCACTACCACAGTCAGCGAAGATAACAGCGAACTTGTTGGAATTGAAAATCCATGTCAATCTATAATCAAATTGCTGACGCATGGTGATGAGGAAGAACTAAAAATGGTCTCCATTTGTGGAACTGGAGGTTTGGGTAAAACGACAGTTGCCCATGCAGTTTATAGGAAGATTGCAAATGAATTTAAATATAATTTTTTTGTTGACATGCCCCGTAATCTTGACATAAAAGTGATCATTGGAACCATATGTGCTGAAGTTGGTTGTCCTCGCCCCAAGTTTGAAGAATGTGGTGTTCAGCAACTAGTCGACCGACTCAAAATATTCTTTGAAGGGAAAAG GTACTTGATCGTTTTTGATGGCTTGTGGACCACATCAGTATGGGATCAAATTCTGCCTGCACTGAAAGATAATAGACATGGAAGTAGAATAATAATTACAACCCGGAATGTCAGTATTGCTGAACATGTTGGTGGCCTTTATCGTCTGCCACTTCTTTCTTGCGACGACTCGAACATGTTATTCTTCCGAAGAACATTATTTGGCAGTAAAGATgattgtccttctcaatttagaGAATTGTCTGAGAAAATGTTGAGTAGATGTGGACAGTTACCATTAGCCATCACTGTCATAACTGATTTGCTGCCTAAAGATAGGGTGTTGGAGGAATGGCAAAAGGTGTGTGATTCTATTGAAAGGGGTAACGGTATGGAGAATATCAGAAGAGTTCTAAAACACAGTTATGATGATCTACCTCCAGATCTCCAGAGATGCTTGTTGTGTCTAAGTATTTTCCCAGAGGGCTATGAGATTGGAAGAGATAGTTTGGTGCAGAGATGGATGGCTGAAGATTTAATACGTGGGAAGCATGGACAGAACTTACAGGAACTGGGTGAGAGTTATTTTTCTGAACTCGTAAATTCTAACATGATCCAACCAATAGAATTTGACGGTTCTGGAAGGGATCTGGTTTACCGTGTACCTGTAACAACTCTTGATCTTATTGTCGATTTGTCTATTCGCGAGAACTTTGTTACTATATTACCTAGCCTACAACGAACAGATCTCCCAAGTGAGGTACAACGATTATCTCTCCGAGGCAGCAATAATAAGCATGAGTTAAAAGCAATCAAGAACATTGACCAAGTGAGTTCACTCTCCCTCTTTAATGGTGCTGGTTTGATGCAGCCACTTTCAAAATTTCAAGGGCTGCAAGTGTTACATTTACAGAAATGTGATTCTGTGAAGAATGAAGGTGATTCTGTGAAGAATGAACGAGATTCTGTGAAGAATGAAGGTGTTTCTGTGAAGAATGAAGGAGATTCTGTGAAGAATGAAGATCTTAACGGTCTTGAGAGTTTGGACAAGCTGAGGTATCTTGTTCTAGGCAGCAGTCATATTACCGAGATCCCCAAAATGATCGGGAAACTACGCCATCTGCAGATACTGGATTTGACGGCAACTCGTGTAAAAGAGCTGCCATCAAGCATTGGTAAGCTTACAAAATTGCGGCGTCTGCTTATTAACAGATCCACAGAAGTACCAGATAAGATCATTGGGAAACTAGAAGCTCTAGAAGAACTGGTGGGCATTGATATCTCCAAGTCTCCAAATATTCTGCAAGAGATTGGTACCATGCCAGAACTGAGGGTGCTCAGCATTGCCTTGTGGTCGTGGGATGAGCATCATACCACACTTCTCTCCCAGATTATCTGCAAACTGGCTATGAAGAAACTCAGACATCTCTCTATCTGCTCTTGCTGTTTACTAGATTTGAAGCCAGATTTGAAGCCAGATCTGCAGCCGGTTCTCCAACTGGAAAAGCTTGAGATACAGGGCAGCATATTCGAGAAATTACCAACGTGGATTAACGGACTCACCCATCTCCGCTCCTTGTCCATCGAGATCTACTCCTTGGAAAATAATGCCCTTGAAGTACTTGGGGAATTAGAGCTTCTTTTCCTATCCCTTGTTGCAAAGAGGACCTCAGGAGAAAAGTTGGTGATTATGACAAATAAATTCTGTACCCTGGAAACTTTCCTTCTGTTCAGCCGTGCCACAGCAATCGAGTTTGAACAAGGAGCTATGGAGAAACTTCAAAGGCTTAAGTTAACGCTGCAGGCGTCACTGACAAAGACGGATCATCTTGGCCTGGATACTCTCTCTTCACTTGAGCACGTCCAAGTTGAAATTATCTGCATCAGTGCCACGGATGGGGATGTGAAGGTTGCTGAGGCTGCAATCCGGAGCATGATTGGAAATAACCCCCGTAAACCTAGACTTGAAATGAAAAGAATCGTGGAGGGATATATGGAAGAAGATAAAAAGAAAGAGTCAGAATGTGAAATCGAGGTAGAAGATGAAGATCAAGAAGCACTCCGTATGACAAAGCCGGAAGAACAGACCGTTAcagcaaagaagaagaagagcaggagggcaaggaagaagaacaagagGCATTACTA G